A single Leguminivora glycinivorella isolate SPB_JAAS2020 chromosome 25, LegGlyc_1.1, whole genome shotgun sequence DNA region contains:
- the LOC125239377 gene encoding uncharacterized protein LOC125239377, with the protein MFKFWALWSILTFINLSINTAHSAENDVEYLPHYASDLAVNSDLEHQLKKKLAQKRKREERLHKLNEHIAKDTEYFDEIPHFAVSSSKSIRKQASIENAFKKIIGMVGVKYTYKRDLDWRTWREVTYPGKKKEIICYRCQNIVKLAENNCTSCHMGGYWVIEENQPKCSYEILSFRNRNEVCVAHFWQLNTAKHNSCPVVIPLNEIFGCGIPMITKYVVNADYSKNVSERTLPTFCKTREMCEFSTVYAINPESIVFRVINTTNDIIYSRIMKRNRKKYVCIDNCGIFNFDTLSATRKEDHLVLNLLNSNKKKRDNPRPKNKNKRQKSKSGNLKSNKEALNNNDLFVYDSDYLEQPSDRQQSTTVNPSMCKQILLKELYRDLNDDNLT; encoded by the exons ATGTTTAAGTTTTGGGCATTGTGGTCAATACTAACGTTTATAAATTTATCTATAAATACTGCGCATTCAGCAGAAAATGATGTAGAATATTTGCCACATTATGCATCCGATTTAGCTGTAAATTCAGATCTAGAACAccagttaaaaaaaaagcttGCCCAAAAAAGGAAAAGAGAAGAAAGACTTCACAAGTTAAACGAACATATCGCAAAGGACACTGAATATTTTGACGAAATTCCGCATTTTGCGGTAAGCAGTTCTAAGAGTATAAGAAAACAAGCAAGTATTGAAAATgccttcaaaaaaattataggTATGGTTGGAGTCAAATACACGTACAAAAGAGACTTAGACTGGAGAACATGGAGAGAAGTGACTTATCCTGGAAAGAAAAAGGAAATTATATGTTACAGGTgccaaaatatagtaaaattagCTGAAAATAATTGCACCAGTTGCCACATGGGAGGATATTGG GTAATTGAAGAGAACCAGCCAAAGTGTTCATATGAAATACTTTCCTTCAGAAATAGGAACGAGGTGTGTGTCGCACATttttggcagttaaacacagcGAAACATAACTCATGTCCAGTCGTGATCCCATTAAATGAAATATTTGGATGTGGAATTCCTATGATAACGAAATATGTAGTCAATGCGGATTACTCGAAGAACGTTTCTGAACGCACTTTACCCACGTTTTGTAAAACGCGGGAAATGTGCGAATTTTCAACTGTTTATGCA ATAAACCCAGAAAGCATAGTGTTCAGAGTTATAAATACAACAAACGACATAATTTACTCTAGAATAATGAAAAGGAACAGGAAAAAATACGTGTGCATCGACAACTGCGGCATTTTTAATTTCGACACACTGAGTGCTACAAGGAAGGAGGACCATTTAGTTTTAAACCTTTTAAATTCGAATAAAAAGAAACGGGACAACCCTAGgcctaaaaacaaaaataagcggcaaaaatcaaaaagtggaAATTTGAAATCAAATAAAGAGGCGTTGAATAATAATGATTTATTCGTATATGATAGCGATTATTTAGAACAACCATCGGATAGACAGCAGAGTACGACAGTAAACCCATCAATGTGTAAACAAATACTTTTGAAAGAACTTTACAGAGATTTGAACGATGACAATCTTACATAA